A single genomic interval of Terriglobus albidus harbors:
- a CDS encoding ABC transporter permease, producing the protein MFTLFHDISFARRQITKHRIYALTAIVSMALGIGATTAVYSVLYGVLIDPYPYRDAGRIAFVTIQNKQGFGRDIPLTLSELDQLRQAKSVEDAFAQNDTSMVATDTDIPQSVKVLEMTGNGLQFLGAPPVMGRVFTASEAPAGVAPPHVAVISYLFWKSHFSSDPDVLGKALDLNHQKYTVIGVVGPRFTWHDSNIYVPMPAGMDPKSRFQTLIRIRPGVSTAAAGGELASFVEQVRRTEPTLLPRDGYRIKVDTLNDWLLGQFKGTLVVLFVAVALLLLIGCGNVSILMLARGTARSQEIATRVALGASRHRIVQQLLTEAVILSVAGGVLGVAFAHLAIRLITGLIPEYSIPHEVVITLNTPVLLFSVAVSVTIGILAGLSPALQFSNPRISQIIESAGSRSTTSHGARTRSALIVGQTALTVLMLAGAGAAMHNFLQAYAAKLGFDPHQILTLRINLPDRSFPAWQERVNYYDAVIEKIKATPGVTAASISAVGIPPDSNWVQPVQIVGTAPDRSRTSGVNLIDSDYFSVLHIPLLEGRFLTREEVLHGANLAVISKTFAQHYFPGSDPIGKQIIPEELSRVPRNLLQAPNLNQPFQVIGVVGDVRNAGLHRPILPQAYIPSSILVGQGISLLIRTTSDNPSTLLHAISANIRDLNQNQAVSFVYSLDEYLSMFVWSHERFIAALFSAFSVIGLGLAVIGLASVVAYSVEQRTREFGIRSALGASRLNVLLLTLTSTARTTGLGVILGVLLSIGLSDAVHRWTESSLRDPSVLAVVAGVFLFASAVACIFPARRATRIDPVLALRDN; encoded by the coding sequence ATGTTCACGCTGTTTCACGATATTTCCTTCGCTCGCAGGCAGATCACCAAGCACCGCATCTACGCGCTCACGGCAATTGTTTCGATGGCGCTTGGGATCGGAGCGACCACTGCCGTTTATAGCGTGCTCTATGGAGTTCTGATCGACCCGTATCCCTACCGGGACGCTGGTCGAATTGCATTCGTTACCATCCAGAACAAGCAGGGCTTTGGCAGGGACATTCCGTTAACACTTTCTGAACTCGACCAATTGCGTCAGGCTAAATCTGTCGAAGACGCATTTGCGCAAAACGATACCAGTATGGTGGCGACGGATACCGATATACCGCAGTCGGTCAAGGTTCTGGAGATGACGGGGAACGGGCTCCAATTTCTGGGTGCACCTCCGGTGATGGGCCGCGTCTTTACTGCGTCTGAAGCTCCGGCGGGTGTAGCGCCTCCCCACGTGGCGGTCATCAGCTATTTGTTTTGGAAGAGCCACTTCTCATCCGATCCCGACGTCCTCGGCAAGGCCCTCGACCTCAATCACCAGAAGTACACCGTTATTGGAGTGGTTGGACCGCGCTTTACCTGGCACGATTCGAACATATATGTACCCATGCCGGCTGGTATGGATCCGAAGAGCCGGTTTCAGACGCTCATACGAATTCGGCCGGGGGTCTCGACCGCTGCGGCAGGCGGTGAGTTGGCCAGCTTCGTGGAGCAGGTGAGGCGCACTGAACCAACGCTGCTGCCACGTGACGGCTATCGCATCAAGGTGGACACCTTGAACGATTGGCTGCTCGGGCAATTCAAAGGCACGCTCGTTGTGCTGTTTGTGGCGGTCGCGTTGCTGCTTCTCATCGGCTGTGGCAACGTATCGATCCTGATGCTGGCCCGCGGAACCGCTCGATCGCAGGAAATCGCGACCCGCGTTGCCCTTGGAGCATCTCGCCACCGCATCGTGCAGCAACTGCTCACAGAGGCTGTCATCCTGTCAGTTGCGGGCGGTGTACTTGGCGTGGCTTTCGCACATCTTGCGATTCGCTTGATCACTGGTTTGATTCCGGAGTACTCCATCCCGCATGAAGTCGTGATAACCCTAAATACGCCGGTTCTTCTCTTCAGCGTCGCAGTCTCGGTCACGATTGGAATCCTGGCTGGACTCTCTCCGGCGTTGCAGTTTTCGAATCCTCGCATCAGCCAGATTATCGAGTCAGCGGGCTCGCGTAGCACGACGTCCCATGGTGCTCGGACCCGATCCGCGCTGATCGTCGGACAGACAGCGCTCACCGTTCTGATGCTCGCCGGAGCGGGCGCCGCTATGCACAACTTTCTCCAGGCATACGCTGCCAAGCTTGGCTTCGACCCGCATCAGATTCTCACGCTACGGATCAATCTGCCAGACAGGTCGTTCCCCGCGTGGCAGGAACGGGTGAACTACTACGACGCTGTGATTGAGAAGATCAAAGCCACTCCGGGAGTGACGGCAGCTTCCATATCTGCAGTAGGCATTCCGCCCGATAGCAACTGGGTCCAGCCCGTGCAGATCGTGGGAACCGCTCCTGATCGAAGCCGCACAAGTGGGGTGAATCTGATTGACTCCGATTACTTCTCGGTGCTTCACATCCCACTTCTCGAGGGCCGATTCCTGACGCGTGAGGAAGTTCTTCATGGTGCGAATCTGGCAGTGATCAGCAAGACCTTTGCCCAGCACTACTTCCCAGGCTCCGATCCAATCGGAAAACAAATAATCCCTGAGGAACTCTCGCGTGTTCCGCGCAATCTGCTGCAGGCGCCCAACTTGAACCAGCCCTTCCAGGTGATTGGCGTAGTTGGCGACGTACGCAATGCGGGGCTGCACCGGCCCATACTGCCGCAGGCATATATACCGTCCTCTATCCTCGTCGGTCAGGGTATAAGCCTTCTCATTCGCACCACTAGCGACAATCCCTCGACGCTGCTTCACGCCATTAGCGCTAATATCCGTGATCTCAATCAGAATCAGGCGGTCAGCTTTGTCTATTCGCTCGATGAATATCTTTCCATGTTTGTCTGGTCACATGAGCGGTTTATTGCAGCTCTGTTCTCGGCCTTCTCTGTCATCGGGCTGGGTCTGGCCGTGATCGGCCTGGCCAGCGTGGTTGCATACTCTGTCGAGCAGCGAACTCGCGAATTTGGAATTCGTTCGGCCCTCGGTGCGTCGCGGCTCAATGTTCTGCTGCTCACGCTGACCTCAACAGCGCGCACCACAGGGCTCGGGGTCATTCTTGGTGTTCTCCTGAGCATCGGACTAAGTGATGCCGTACATCGCTGGACCGAGAGCAGTCTGCGTGATCCTTCTGTGCTCGCTGTTGTCGCTGGAGTTTTCCTGTTTGCTTCGGCAGTTGCATGTATATTCCCGGCGCGGCGAGCAACCCGTATCGACCCGGTGCTCGCATTGCGGGACAACTAA
- a CDS encoding DUF72 domain-containing protein, whose amino-acid sequence MPIFPHTLYTGSSGWAYPTWKPGFYPAKTPAKQFLPYYGTRCNSVEVNYTFRALPTNAMVSGWVAAVPENFRFSFKAPQTITHIKRLRDCSSMVDAFTGSLAHAYAAKKLGVLLFQLPPNFKADLDRLNAFLDLPTLRDYRVAFEFRHESWFADATYDALRSHNAALCVAESEDLVTPEVHTAADFTFFRLRNPAHFTADDLPRYKTHFAELTQTRDVFAYFKHEDEPAGVLAAASLLEQAASQ is encoded by the coding sequence TTGCCCATTTTCCCGCATACGCTTTACACAGGCAGCTCGGGCTGGGCCTATCCCACCTGGAAACCAGGCTTCTATCCCGCCAAGACTCCCGCGAAACAGTTCCTCCCGTACTACGGGACCCGCTGTAACTCCGTGGAAGTGAACTATACCTTTCGCGCGCTGCCCACCAACGCCATGGTCTCCGGCTGGGTTGCTGCCGTGCCGGAGAATTTCCGTTTCAGCTTCAAAGCTCCTCAGACCATTACACACATCAAGCGCCTGCGCGACTGCAGCTCGATGGTCGATGCCTTCACCGGCTCCCTTGCACATGCCTACGCTGCGAAAAAGCTCGGCGTGCTGCTCTTTCAGCTTCCTCCGAACTTCAAGGCAGATCTCGACCGCCTCAACGCCTTTCTCGATCTGCCCACCCTGCGGGACTATCGCGTTGCCTTTGAGTTCCGCCACGAGAGCTGGTTTGCCGATGCCACCTACGACGCCTTGCGCAGCCACAACGCGGCGCTCTGCGTCGCCGAAAGCGAAGACCTGGTCACGCCCGAGGTTCACACCGCGGCGGATTTCACCTTCTTCCGCCTACGCAATCCGGCACACTTCACTGCCGACGATCTGCCGCGTTACAAGACTCACTTCGCTGAGTTAACGCAGACGCGCGATGTCTTTGCTTACTTCAAGCACGAGGATGAACCGGCAGGTGTGCTGGCGGCCGCCTCATTGCTGGAACAGGCGGCATCCCAGTGA
- the hemG gene encoding protoporphyrinogen oxidase: MKKIAIIGGGISGLTAAYRLHRLGVDCTLFEAGTRLGGIVETHREDGFVIECGPDSWVAEKPWARELAIELGLGDEIIPSNDHNRRTYVLQQGTLVPMPEHMRMIVPQGQAGIDSLLSSSLFSEEAKRAYLQEPTRAAELKEYAIAHAGEDESVAAFVARHFGQEVAEKLAAPLLSGVFGGSIHKLSVHAVMAPFVALEREYGSLIAGLAARQRSGASLFASLRGGLGGLIERMSAALPPASLRLHEAVTALTHTGNGWKVQAGHGQASFDTVLLATPPQQTSALLTSLLPGAAELLPRDSSSAIIIALAFREHFPLPSGFGFLVPEGSSESRLLAATFVDQKFAHRAPDQGRVLRAFFADEDLMDLPDSVLVRLGMNELTNILGHPLPEPAISLVRRWPASLPQYEVGHRERVAALEEQVASLSGLRLLGNAYHGVGLPDLVRQANEAAQWAASM, translated from the coding sequence GTGAAGAAGATTGCCATCATCGGCGGAGGCATCTCCGGCCTCACCGCTGCTTACCGCCTGCATCGTCTCGGCGTGGACTGTACTCTCTTCGAGGCAGGGACGCGTCTCGGCGGTATCGTCGAGACTCATCGCGAAGACGGCTTTGTGATCGAGTGCGGTCCCGACTCATGGGTTGCTGAGAAACCCTGGGCGCGCGAGCTCGCCATCGAACTCGGTCTCGGCGACGAGATTATTCCTTCCAACGACCACAACCGGCGCACTTATGTCTTGCAGCAGGGAACGCTCGTTCCCATGCCCGAACACATGCGCATGATTGTGCCGCAGGGGCAGGCGGGCATAGACTCGCTGCTAAGTTCTTCTCTCTTTTCCGAAGAGGCCAAACGTGCCTATCTGCAGGAGCCCACGCGGGCCGCGGAGCTGAAGGAGTATGCGATAGCCCACGCGGGCGAAGACGAGTCTGTTGCCGCTTTCGTCGCTCGGCACTTCGGCCAGGAGGTCGCCGAAAAACTTGCCGCGCCTCTGCTCTCCGGAGTCTTCGGAGGCAGCATTCATAAGCTCTCCGTCCATGCTGTCATGGCTCCCTTCGTCGCCCTCGAACGCGAGTACGGTTCTTTGATCGCCGGGCTGGCAGCGCGCCAACGTAGCGGCGCCTCACTCTTCGCATCGCTGCGCGGCGGACTTGGTGGGCTTATAGAACGCATGAGTGCTGCTCTGCCGCCGGCATCTCTCCGCTTACACGAAGCAGTGACAGCTCTGACACACACTGGGAATGGGTGGAAGGTGCAGGCCGGGCATGGCCAGGCATCTTTTGACACGGTGCTGCTCGCAACTCCGCCGCAGCAGACCTCCGCTCTGCTGACATCGCTATTGCCCGGCGCCGCGGAGCTTCTTCCTCGTGACTCCAGTTCGGCCATCATCATCGCGCTCGCCTTCCGCGAACACTTCCCGTTGCCTTCGGGTTTCGGCTTCCTGGTGCCAGAGGGTTCCAGCGAGAGCCGCTTGCTTGCAGCCACCTTTGTCGACCAGAAGTTTGCCCATCGTGCGCCGGATCAGGGTCGCGTATTGCGCGCCTTCTTCGCCGACGAAGACCTGATGGATCTGCCCGACTCTGTCCTTGTCCGTCTGGGGATGAATGAGCTCACCAATATCCTTGGTCATCCGTTGCCGGAGCCGGCCATCAGCCTCGTCCGGCGCTGGCCCGCATCGCTGCCGCAGTATGAGGTCGGGCATCGCGAACGCGTCGCTGCTCTGGAAGAGCAAGTCGCCTCGCTGAGCGGGTTACGGCTGCTGGGTAACGCGTATCACGGTGTGGGCCTGCCTGATCTAGTGCGCCAAGCAAATGAGGCTGCCCAATGGGCAGCCTCGATGTAA
- a CDS encoding OPT family oligopeptide transporter has protein sequence MALDNFRPFVPANETRPELTLRALLIGALFGVLFGAVTVYVGLKAGLTVAASIPISVLSISILRAFGRSSILENNIVQATGNAGQSIASGVIFTLPALIFLGFDLEAARIFALALFGGWIGVLFMIPLRRQLIVEEHGTLTYPEGTACADVLIAGEKGGSFASRIFLGLGLGGIYTLFQNENLFGLFPGTPNYQPDYGPQHLLRGSAIRADVTPEYLGVGYIIGIRVAAIMLAGGVFSWLVLMPAIVFFGGHLQGPLYPGTVPIMQMSPSDLWRTYVRPMGAGAVACSGLITLLRTAPTIVNALTAGFRKKGNTAAVSDEEKASRVEHDIPMKWVGLGSVGLVVLMVLFLQLKPVPGAQVGLLANIAAAILVVIFGFLFVTVSSRIVGIVGSSASPVSGMTIATLMATAAIFLVKGWTAPAFGALAITVGGIVCIAASNAGDTSQDLKTGFLIGATPWKQQVAIMVGVIVSVFSIGATLNAMNTGLETFQKMPTPRVLDLGALPQGVSSNGNFTRTHIEVMSHDAAGHQSKQPLEGTRSYILLNSIGSSVLEDGKYLYNPATGQAEIQWVQGIGSEKAAAPQGRLMATVINGILSRKLAWGLVMLGVALVIVVELLGVRSLTFAVGAYLSIGTTLAIFVGGLVRWMVERALEKHRAANPIAGDELASEEISSGSLYASGLIAAGGIVGLLGVCVKLYENLKETTIWRFPESNPLHNDWVSVIGFALLAFSLYYFARKPLEQKKEQ, from the coding sequence ATGGCTCTCGACAACTTCCGTCCCTTTGTTCCTGCAAACGAAACCCGTCCTGAACTCACTCTGCGCGCCCTGTTGATCGGCGCGCTTTTTGGTGTGCTCTTCGGCGCGGTCACAGTCTATGTCGGCTTAAAAGCAGGACTCACAGTCGCGGCTTCGATTCCCATCTCGGTGCTCTCGATCTCGATTCTGCGCGCCTTCGGACGGTCATCGATCCTCGAGAACAATATCGTGCAGGCGACGGGAAACGCGGGGCAGTCGATTGCCTCGGGTGTGATCTTTACCTTGCCGGCACTGATCTTTCTTGGCTTCGATCTGGAGGCTGCGCGCATCTTTGCGCTGGCGCTCTTCGGCGGATGGATTGGTGTATTGTTCATGATTCCTCTGCGGCGGCAGTTGATCGTGGAGGAGCACGGCACACTGACCTATCCCGAAGGAACGGCGTGCGCCGATGTGCTGATCGCAGGCGAGAAAGGCGGAAGCTTCGCATCGCGGATCTTCCTTGGCCTTGGCCTGGGTGGCATTTACACGCTCTTCCAGAATGAGAACCTCTTTGGTTTGTTTCCGGGAACGCCGAACTATCAACCCGATTATGGGCCTCAGCATCTGCTGCGTGGATCGGCGATTCGCGCCGATGTTACACCGGAATACCTCGGAGTCGGCTACATCATCGGAATCCGCGTGGCGGCGATCATGCTGGCCGGCGGCGTTTTTTCGTGGCTCGTGCTGATGCCGGCGATCGTCTTCTTCGGCGGACATCTGCAGGGGCCGCTCTATCCCGGCACGGTGCCGATCATGCAGATGTCGCCTTCGGACCTGTGGCGAACCTATGTTCGTCCGATGGGCGCCGGAGCGGTAGCCTGCAGTGGCCTGATCACGCTGTTGCGAACGGCTCCTACGATTGTCAATGCGTTGACCGCGGGCTTCCGGAAGAAAGGAAATACGGCTGCGGTTTCGGACGAGGAGAAGGCAAGCCGCGTCGAACACGACATTCCGATGAAGTGGGTCGGGCTGGGATCGGTGGGGCTGGTCGTGCTGATGGTGTTGTTCCTGCAGTTGAAGCCGGTGCCGGGAGCGCAGGTGGGTCTGCTGGCGAATATCGCGGCGGCGATCCTGGTGGTGATCTTCGGATTTCTGTTTGTGACGGTGAGTTCGCGCATCGTGGGTATCGTCGGCTCGTCGGCGAGCCCGGTAAGCGGCATGACCATTGCAACACTGATGGCAACAGCGGCAATCTTCCTGGTAAAAGGATGGACGGCGCCCGCCTTCGGAGCGCTGGCGATCACGGTTGGCGGCATTGTCTGTATTGCGGCGTCGAATGCGGGCGATACCTCACAGGACCTGAAGACCGGCTTCTTGATCGGAGCGACTCCGTGGAAGCAGCAGGTGGCGATCATGGTTGGCGTGATCGTCTCAGTCTTCTCCATCGGAGCCACGCTGAATGCGATGAACACCGGCCTGGAGACCTTTCAGAAGATGCCGACGCCGCGCGTGCTGGATCTTGGTGCGTTACCGCAGGGAGTTTCCAGCAACGGCAACTTCACCCGCACGCATATCGAGGTGATGAGCCACGATGCCGCAGGTCACCAGTCGAAGCAGCCGCTGGAAGGGACCCGCAGCTACATTCTGCTGAACTCCATCGGATCGTCGGTGCTGGAGGATGGCAAGTATCTCTATAACCCTGCGACAGGGCAGGCGGAGATCCAGTGGGTACAGGGCATCGGCAGCGAGAAGGCGGCAGCGCCACAGGGACGTCTGATGGCGACGGTCATCAACGGCATTCTGTCGCGCAAGCTGGCCTGGGGACTGGTGATGCTGGGCGTGGCGCTGGTGATCGTGGTGGAGCTGCTCGGCGTCCGCTCGCTGACCTTTGCTGTGGGTGCGTATCTGTCGATTGGAACGACACTGGCGATCTTTGTCGGGGGTCTGGTGCGTTGGATGGTGGAACGTGCGCTGGAGAAACACCGCGCTGCGAATCCAATCGCAGGCGATGAACTGGCTTCGGAGGAGATTTCTTCGGGTTCGTTGTATGCATCGGGATTAATTGCCGCTGGCGGAATCGTCGGTCTGCTGGGCGTATGCGTCAAACTGTACGAGAATCTGAAGGAGACGACGATCTGGCGCTTCCCAGAGTCGAACCCGCTTCACAATGACTGGGTTTCGGTGATTGGATTCGCACTCCTGGCCTTCTCTCTCTACTACTTCGCCCGTAAACCACTGGAACAGAAAAAGGAGCAGTAA
- a CDS encoding energy transducer TonB encodes MKKFLAASIALVSVAANAQLMPITDGFLARAIAPAAIASATGVAKPVNAAIALVPPVRQSQLDASNIAAGAAGLVTAHFTVDTNGVPQDIMLDRSISPSVDARIIKAVSALRYTPGSLHGEKIAYPVALSLNLK; translated from the coding sequence ATGAAGAAGTTTCTCGCAGCCAGCATCGCCCTCGTATCCGTAGCCGCCAACGCTCAGTTGATGCCGATCACGGACGGTTTCCTGGCCCGTGCTATCGCTCCTGCCGCAATTGCCAGTGCGACGGGCGTGGCCAAGCCGGTCAACGCCGCCATCGCCCTGGTTCCTCCAGTTCGTCAGAGCCAGCTTGATGCTTCCAATATCGCAGCAGGCGCTGCCGGTCTGGTGACCGCGCACTTCACGGTCGACACCAACGGAGTTCCGCAGGACATCATGTTGGACCGCTCGATCAGCCCCTCGGTCGATGCCCGCATCATCAAGGCCGTCTCTGCTCTGCGCTACACGCCGGGCTCGCTGCACGGCGAAAAGATTGCTTACCCCGTTGCTCTCTCGCTGAACCTCAAGTAA
- a CDS encoding HNH endonuclease, which translates to MQHGLGPAHAPERTRGSSPLQTPVLVLNASYEPINICGARRALVLVLKGVARTEEAQGTELHSARVKVEMPSVIRLLEYRRIPHQTRALSRKNILLRDRNTCQYCGIVLTAGELTLDHVVPRSRGGASTWENLVACCHTCNRRKGNSLLHELTDMKLAREPRPFSLHTSRHIMRMIGSSDANWRKYLYY; encoded by the coding sequence ATGCAACACGGTCTGGGGCCGGCACATGCCCCGGAACGCACACGGGGATCCTCACCGCTGCAGACCCCTGTGCTGGTGCTCAACGCTTCGTATGAGCCGATCAACATCTGCGGTGCCCGCCGGGCCCTGGTGCTGGTGCTCAAGGGAGTCGCCCGCACCGAAGAGGCACAGGGAACTGAGCTGCACTCCGCCCGTGTAAAGGTGGAGATGCCCTCGGTCATCCGCCTTCTGGAGTACCGCCGCATCCCGCACCAGACCCGCGCCCTCTCGCGTAAGAACATCCTTCTGCGCGATCGCAATACCTGCCAGTACTGTGGCATCGTGCTTACGGCGGGCGAACTCACGCTCGACCACGTCGTTCCGCGTTCTCGCGGCGGCGCCTCCACCTGGGAGAATCTGGTCGCCTGCTGCCACACCTGCAACCGCAGGAAGGGAAACTCGTTGCTGCACGAGCTCACGGACATGAAGTTGGCGCGTGAGCCCCGCCCCTTCAGCCTGCACACCAGCCGGCACATCATGCGCATGATCGGCTCCAGTGATGCCAACTGGCGCAAGTATCTCTATTACTAG
- a CDS encoding YheT family hydrolase — MSHSRHFKPRRWVWHGDLQTLVGNFLKRDPHLPASEAAYIQTEPETQILCHCNWQPSPDAPLAILLHGLEGSSDSQYMRGNASKLWAAGWSVIRMNMRNCGGTEHLTSTLYHSGLSIDMLEVMRWAVRTHGAQRISLIGYSMGGNIVLKLAGELAGSMPELQSIVGVSPAIDLGPSADRLHQGRNRVYEWKFLRGLLARYQRKCELFPRIYDPSRANNVRSIRDFDEHVMTPYCGFTGADDYYHRAAAARVLDRIVVPALILHAADDPFIRITPETRAVIAANPNITFIETAHGGHCAFLAEPGESYDGYWAEHTALAFLQQHVHIPQEAHAR, encoded by the coding sequence GTGAGTCACAGCAGGCACTTCAAACCGCGTCGCTGGGTGTGGCACGGCGATCTGCAGACGCTGGTCGGCAACTTCCTGAAGCGTGATCCGCACCTTCCCGCCTCGGAAGCCGCCTATATTCAGACCGAACCCGAGACACAGATCCTGTGCCACTGCAACTGGCAGCCATCTCCCGATGCTCCTCTGGCTATTCTGCTGCATGGTCTTGAAGGCTCTTCCGATTCGCAGTACATGCGTGGCAATGCGTCCAAGTTGTGGGCCGCTGGCTGGTCTGTTATCCGCATGAACATGCGCAACTGCGGCGGTACGGAGCACCTGACATCGACGCTCTATCACTCCGGCCTTTCCATCGATATGCTGGAGGTTATGCGCTGGGCTGTCCGCACGCATGGCGCGCAGCGCATCAGCCTGATCGGCTACTCGATGGGCGGCAACATTGTGCTCAAGCTTGCTGGAGAACTCGCCGGCTCGATGCCCGAATTGCAGTCGATCGTCGGTGTCTCTCCCGCGATCGATCTCGGTCCCTCAGCCGATCGTCTTCACCAGGGCCGCAACCGTGTCTATGAGTGGAAGTTCCTGCGCGGTCTGCTGGCGCGCTATCAGCGGAAGTGTGAGCTCTTTCCGCGGATCTACGACCCGTCACGAGCAAACAACGTTCGCTCAATCCGCGACTTCGATGAGCACGTGATGACGCCGTACTGCGGCTTCACCGGCGCGGACGATTACTATCATCGCGCCGCGGCAGCCCGGGTTCTTGATCGCATCGTCGTACCGGCGCTGATCCTGCACGCCGCTGACGATCCCTTCATCCGCATTACACCGGAGACTCGCGCCGTCATTGCTGCAAACCCGAACATCACCTTCATCGAGACTGCTCACGGCGGCCACTGCGCCTTCCTTGCCGAGCCTGGTGAAAGTTACGATGGCTACTGGGCCGAGCACACAGCACTTGCCTTTCTGCAACAGCACGTGCACATCCCGCAGGAGGCACATGCTCGCTGA
- a CDS encoding ComF family protein, translating into MKLGVERWRARVRYLRSHVLGRSDAPPGRNLADSLSTVLFPSDCRVCREPLLRASRVPVCDACRGLLVPQTISMCALCGEALGFESIRLEDAPLCRVCRFSPPPFAQAVAFGEYTGALREMVGLFKFERVAVLSRLLGEKLAEEVRQMPGLSRNAIVVPVPLFRNRLTERGFNQSLLLAEQVVRVLNRRYNFRLRIADALHRVKSTENQYLLTPRQRRQNLRGAFAVRDKAAIAEKDVLLIDDIYTTGATARECARILRQEGAASVCVATLARTQRDVAVPWTGLVRPMQSIAGTGSLQQNQGLI; encoded by the coding sequence ATGAAACTCGGTGTGGAACGGTGGCGCGCACGCGTCCGCTACCTGCGAAGTCACGTGCTTGGGCGAAGTGATGCGCCGCCCGGTCGAAACCTGGCCGACAGCCTTTCCACCGTTCTTTTCCCCTCTGATTGCCGCGTGTGCCGCGAACCCCTGCTGCGCGCCTCCCGCGTGCCGGTCTGCGATGCCTGCCGCGGACTCCTGGTTCCCCAGACAATTTCCATGTGCGCCCTGTGCGGAGAAGCTCTTGGCTTTGAGTCGATCCGTCTTGAAGACGCTCCTTTGTGCAGAGTCTGCCGCTTCTCTCCGCCGCCCTTTGCCCAGGCCGTGGCCTTTGGTGAGTACACCGGAGCGCTGCGTGAAATGGTTGGGCTCTTCAAGTTCGAACGTGTGGCGGTGTTGTCGCGCCTGCTGGGCGAAAAGCTTGCCGAAGAGGTTCGGCAGATGCCTGGCCTCTCCCGCAACGCTATCGTCGTGCCGGTGCCGCTCTTCCGCAACCGCCTGACTGAGCGCGGTTTCAATCAGTCGTTACTTCTCGCCGAACAGGTCGTCCGTGTGCTGAATCGCCGCTACAACTTCCGCCTGCGCATCGCCGACGCGCTGCACCGCGTGAAATCGACGGAGAACCAGTACCTGCTCACGCCGCGCCAACGCCGGCAGAACCTTCGCGGGGCCTTCGCGGTCAGGGACAAAGCGGCTATCGCGGAAAAGGACGTTCTGCTGATCGACGACATTTACACCACCGGCGCTACCGCGCGCGAGTGCGCACGCATTCTGCGGCAGGAAGGTGCGGCCAGCGTATGCGTCGCCACGCTGGCTCGTACACAACGTGATGTGGCGGTGCCATGGACAGGATTAGTAAGACCCATGCAATCGATCGCGGGGACAGGGAGTTTGCAACAGAATCAGGGTTTGATCTAA
- a CDS encoding DUF2059 domain-containing protein, whose translation MRKILIAATAMLLAFPLSARADEASKRAKIEQMLTVLKMEDNFNLLMKQVEQQGRQMGMSMTNPSQLTEADKKILDNFMTKLMAAMQETMGWQKLKSEFIDLYAKAYTEEEVDGILTFYKSPVGQSMLAKTPQLVQQSMAISQTHMKEIQPKLEQLTEELKKDLDAAHAAKPKS comes from the coding sequence ATGCGCAAGATTCTTATCGCCGCCACAGCCATGCTGCTCGCATTTCCCCTTTCCGCGCGAGCCGATGAAGCCAGCAAACGGGCCAAGATCGAACAGATGCTGACCGTGCTGAAGATGGAAGACAACTTCAATCTCCTGATGAAGCAGGTCGAGCAGCAGGGACGGCAGATGGGGATGTCGATGACCAACCCGTCACAGTTGACCGAGGCCGACAAGAAGATTCTGGACAACTTCATGACCAAGCTGATGGCCGCGATGCAGGAGACAATGGGATGGCAAAAGCTGAAGTCAGAGTTCATTGATCTTTATGCCAAGGCCTACACCGAGGAGGAGGTCGACGGCATTCTGACCTTCTATAAATCTCCCGTGGGTCAATCCATGCTCGCCAAAACGCCGCAGTTGGTGCAGCAGTCGATGGCCATCAGCCAGACGCACATGAAAGAGATTCAGCCGAAGCTGGAACAGCTCACCGAAGAGTTGAAGAAGGATCTGGATGCCGCCCACGCGGCGAAGCCGAAGTCCTAA